The following are from one region of the Carnobacterium gallinarum DSM 4847 genome:
- a CDS encoding tyrosine-type recombinase/integrase — protein sequence MAKTKYAGVYVDNNGQFYYEAELGIDRITGKRLRKKGRKNQQGKKFTTAIQTYKELIRIKNDCLSTNGYANYNMTYGQFMDKVYIPAYKTDVEKSTFSVREKTLENIRDRFSLLPLRSITIEDVQNYRTWLLSEDGAGYSQSYASLVFGMFRKSLEMAVDMQYLELNISKKVKAIAKGKSNVSFWTKTDFEKVIATICLDDFYEHLCFVMLWVYFMTGVRVNEGTALWWENIDFKNKRLQVHHMLIIERKEVWERKNYTKTLDGKRMITLDDDTLEVLAIWKKRQENMGIHDFIFSYDGCPMIKSTIANIIKRYAKLANVQSIQAKGLRHSHASYLINEFNVSVLILSKRMGHSSPEITLKHYSHMWSGIDEVIAQEMTGNIEIKTASQTAINFSGNQAIKNKFRQFPAKTVGNVL from the coding sequence ATGGCTAAAACAAAATATGCTGGAGTGTATGTAGATAATAATGGACAATTTTATTATGAAGCAGAACTAGGAATTGATCGTATCACAGGGAAACGTCTTAGAAAAAAAGGGCGTAAAAATCAACAAGGCAAGAAATTCACAACCGCTATACAAACCTACAAAGAATTAATTAGAATAAAAAATGATTGCCTCTCTACAAATGGTTATGCTAACTATAATATGACTTATGGACAATTTATGGACAAGGTATATATACCTGCTTATAAAACAGATGTAGAAAAAAGCACTTTCAGTGTTCGAGAAAAAACACTCGAAAATATTCGAGATCGTTTTTCCCTGTTACCTCTTCGTTCTATTACAATTGAGGATGTACAGAACTATCGAACTTGGTTACTTTCAGAAGATGGAGCAGGCTATTCACAATCTTATGCATCACTAGTTTTTGGAATGTTTCGTAAAAGCTTAGAGATGGCTGTTGATATGCAATATTTAGAACTGAACATATCAAAGAAAGTCAAAGCAATAGCAAAAGGAAAATCCAATGTTTCTTTTTGGACAAAGACGGATTTTGAAAAAGTTATTGCAACAATTTGTTTGGATGACTTTTATGAACATTTATGTTTCGTTATGTTGTGGGTTTACTTTATGACGGGTGTTCGTGTTAACGAAGGTACTGCACTATGGTGGGAAAATATTGATTTTAAAAACAAACGTCTACAAGTTCACCATATGTTGATTATAGAACGAAAAGAAGTATGGGAACGAAAAAATTATACAAAAACACTTGATGGGAAAAGAATGATTACATTAGATGATGACACATTAGAAGTATTAGCGATTTGGAAAAAAAGACAAGAGAACATGGGAATACATGATTTCATTTTTAGTTATGATGGTTGTCCAATGATTAAATCTACTATTGCAAATATTATCAAACGTTACGCTAAATTGGCTAATGTACAATCTATTCAAGCTAAAGGATTACGTCACTCTCATGCATCATATCTAATTAATGAGTTTAATGTATCTGTACTAATTTTATCAAAACGTATGGGACATTCTAGTCCAGAAATTACATTAAAACATTATTCACATATGTGGTCTGGTATTGACGAGGTTATTGCACAAGAAATGACTGGTAATATCGAAATAAAGACAGCTTCACAAACAGCAATTAATTTTTCAGGTAATCAAGCAATAAAAAATAAGTTCCGCCAATTCCCCGCCAAAACGGTAGGGAATGTACTTTAA
- a CDS encoding sigma-70 family RNA polymerase sigma factor: MTRETEIAYSFIAYINKTLINEKMKYLRNAHRNLQYVYDEQLLENIEYEKVHLLDSISEYTNMEEYIDNESLSNAISKLNLKEKYILYHKFVAVISDKKIGEKLRISSQAVSKQKRKIFDKVKHSYENKDT; this comes from the coding sequence ATGACTAGAGAAACGGAAATTGCTTATTCATTTATCGCTTACATCAATAAAACATTAATTAATGAAAAAATGAAGTATCTGCGAAATGCGCATAGAAACCTACAATATGTGTATGATGAACAGTTGCTAGAAAATATTGAGTATGAAAAAGTTCATCTACTCGATAGCATTTCAGAGTATACAAATATGGAAGAATATATTGATAACGAATCGCTTTCAAACGCCATATCAAAATTAAATTTGAAGGAAAAATATATCCTTTATCATAAATTTGTCGCAGTAATATCTGATAAAAAAATTGGTGAAAAATTAAGAATATCTAGTCAAGCTGTTTCAAAACAGAAAAGAAAAATATTCGACAAAGTAAAACATAGTTATGAGAACAAAGATACTTAG
- a CDS encoding endonuclease/exonuclease/phosphatase family protein, translated as MGDLKVLEWNVNQYSSSKDVPEYVINEIVRKNPDIIVLVEFKGINNAKLMEENLLDYYVTYY; from the coding sequence ATGGGGGATTTAAAAGTTTTAGAATGGAATGTCAATCAGTATTCATCAAGTAAAGATGTTCCAGAGTACGTTATTAATGAAATTGTTAGAAAAAATCCTGATATTATTGTTTTAGTTGAATTTAAAGGTATAAACAATGCTAAATTGATGGAAGAAAATCTTTTAGATTATTATGTTACTTACTATTAG
- a CDS encoding DUF3173 domain-containing protein, whose translation MTKNDLMGLGYPKYTSIKIIRQAKQIMVQQGYPFYNNKRLGRVPKETVESILGCELVMEEVSNG comes from the coding sequence TTGACAAAAAATGATTTAATGGGACTTGGCTATCCTAAATATACTTCTATAAAAATCATTAGACAAGCTAAGCAAATTATGGTACAACAAGGGTATCCTTTTTATAATAATAAACGATTAGGTCGTGTACCCAAAGAAACTGTTGAATCTATTCTAGGTTGTGAACTAGTAATGGAGGAAGTTTCTAATGGCTAA
- a CDS encoding helix-turn-helix domain-containing protein codes for MNDLYRLIEQAKNGDEEAMSKLVLQFDKLLKKLSRNRGIIDEDCYQCLSERFIQAVRKFDINRF; via the coding sequence ATGAATGATTTATATAGGCTAATTGAACAAGCTAAAAATGGGGATGAGGAAGCAATGTCGAAGTTGGTACTTCAATTCGATAAGCTTTTAAAAAAACTATCACGAAATCGTGGAATTATCGATGAAGATTGTTATCAATGCTTATCAGAGAGATTCATACAAGCTGTTAGAAAATTTGATATTAATCGCTTTTAG
- a CDS encoding ABC transporter permease, giving the protein MFSLYFTALKSLAVKETNRYLRIWVQTLVPPVITTSLYFVIFGKMIGGRIGEMGGFSYMEFIVPGLIMMSTITSSYSNVSSSFFSQKFQKNIEELLVAPVPTHVIIWGFVIGGLGRSILVGTLVTIISLFFVPLHVYSWFIVIVTLLMTAILFSLAGLINGIFAQSFDDVSIVPTFVLQPLTYLGGVFYSISMLPPVWQAISKVNPIVYMISGFRYGFLGTVDVPVAISMIILILFIVVLYSICWYLISKGRGLRS; this is encoded by the coding sequence ATGTTTAGTCTTTATTTTACAGCGTTAAAAAGTTTAGCCGTTAAAGAAACCAACCGTTACTTACGAATTTGGGTACAAACGTTAGTCCCACCAGTAATTACAACGTCATTATATTTTGTTATCTTTGGGAAGATGATTGGTGGTCGAATTGGTGAAATGGGTGGCTTCTCTTATATGGAATTCATCGTGCCAGGTTTGATCATGATGTCTACTATCACAAGCTCTTATTCAAATGTATCTTCGTCATTCTTTTCTCAGAAATTCCAGAAAAATATTGAAGAATTATTGGTGGCACCAGTTCCGACTCACGTTATTATTTGGGGATTTGTAATTGGTGGACTTGGAAGAAGTATTTTAGTAGGAACCTTAGTTACAATCATTTCCTTATTCTTTGTCCCATTGCATGTCTATTCATGGTTTATCGTAATTGTCACACTACTAATGACGGCTATTTTGTTCTCATTAGCAGGGTTAATCAATGGTATCTTTGCTCAATCATTTGATGACGTATCCATTGTTCCAACCTTTGTTTTGCAGCCTTTAACTTATCTAGGTGGTGTATTTTATTCAATCTCAATGTTGCCACCAGTTTGGCAAGCCATTTCTAAGGTTAATCCGATTGTCTATATGATTTCAGGATTCCGTTATGGATTTTTAGGAACAGTAGATGTCCCAGTTGCTATTTCAATGATTATTTTGATTCTTTTTATCGTTGTACTTTATTCAATTTGCTGGTATTTGATTAGCAAAGGTAGAGGATTAAGAAGTTAA
- a CDS encoding TIGR04197 family type VII secretion effector, whose translation MTEISSNKATVLNHTNSLVEKKDILRETTSIVSFSSQTNLTAQKDMIDAFGDALQYIDNYCSYLEKDIENILKTANLFEETDEFIEHRFEELQ comes from the coding sequence ATGACAGAGATTAGTTCTAATAAAGCTACTGTTTTAAACCATACAAATAGTTTAGTTGAAAAAAAAGATATACTTAGGGAAACAACCAGTATCGTTTCATTTTCTTCTCAAACTAATTTAACAGCACAAAAAGATATGATAGATGCCTTTGGTGATGCCTTACAGTATATAGATAACTACTGTTCGTACTTAGAAAAAGATATTGAAAATATACTAAAAACAGCAAATTTATTTGAAGAAACAGATGAATTTATTGAGCATAGGTTTGAGGAGTTGCAGTAA